In one window of Drosophila ananassae strain 14024-0371.13 chromosome XR, ASM1763931v2, whole genome shotgun sequence DNA:
- the LOC123257658 gene encoding uncharacterized protein LOC123257658, translated as MSAGQRVSFAKENALYYNCLKPGHGVRKRKSTFKCRQCKGQHHSLLHLQRTQQAIGTIAQTGEDQEDPSAHSTVTTSHIAQAEGSTAIVCAQGTANIQQSTGWNRSTLPTAMVNVRNANGDLVACRLLLDTGSELSYISERCIQTLGLARTPSRILVTGISSTKADTTRGCSTISIQSRISQDQLVVQSHVLGKITSSLERQTIDASVLLVFNDLQLADSQFSTNAPIDILLGSEHVWSVITGRKIYDDKGKLIAISSIFGWVITSLLSSRACSATALKTTIDIDAYLRRFWELESIQRKAEVQPEDEEVEKHFLATHTRDEQGKYIVELPFKVSETQFADTLQAALQRFKSVERRLAQNQQLCNDYVKSMREYQELGHMQEISPSEIPKGRNFYLPHHPVLGRKLRVVFDGSYRDAKGMALNDTLSIGPTVRVLEQLAADHKHEFPNAAKIVLEDLYVDDVLTGANSEDELLRNRDELVQLMSCANLELGKWVSNTKCIESEDNPNSSQSPVKVLGLHWHPGEDTLSYNVNLSKDPRCTKRQVLTDVSPNNWLKWRADLDNLHKLQIPRLVKSDKQRIELHGFSDASTKAYSAVVYSRVVNDDGTISVAILAAKTRVASLKQQSLPRLELCGALLLSQLLQSIKAGLMNNDVTIYAWSDSTIVLSWLSYLPAQLKTFVGNRTSEILETISKHAWRHVDSKSNPADCASRGLGVSELIDFQLWWNGPSWLRDKDQFLVKLNNTHNSTSLSDKRIQEEVKSNCLAAQTTVTTDNPWDKLLNRNSSWLKLIHTLAYVLRFIHRMKHPSSKQTSNSLTFDEIKAARIRWLHHAQNGFQQEIQLLRANKALGNQSPLVQLSPIIDKDNLLKVGGQIQPLQLSAEAKYQKRPRWTTTTPNISIGSVALVKESNTLPSLWHLAKVIGTFQGKDNML; from the exons ATGTCAGCAGGACAGAGGGtttcgtttgccaaggaaAACGCTCTATATTACAATTGTCTAAAACCTGGTCATGGGGTCAGGAAACGCAAATCGACGTTCAAGTGCAGACAATGTAAAGGTCAGCATCACTCACTGTTGCACCTGCAACGCACGCAACAGGCTATTGGAACAATCGCTCAAACTggtgaggatcaggaggatccTAGCGCACACTCAACGGTGACTACGAGTCACATCGCACAAGCAGAAGGTTCTACAGCAATTGTATGTGCACAAGGCACCGCAAATAtacaacaatcaactggatGGAACAGGAGCACCTTACCCACGGCCATGGTAAACGTTCGCAACGCAAATGGAGATTTGGTGGCATGCCGACTCCTATTGGACACGGGTTCAGAACTGTCGTACATATCTGAACGCTGTATACAAACACTTGGTTTGGCTCGTACGCCATCACGCATACTGGTTACGGGAATTTCTTCAACCAAAGCAGACACTACAAGGGGATGCAGCACTATAAGCATCCAATCCCGTATTTCGCAAGATCAGCTGGTAGTCCAGTCTCATGTGCTTGGAAAGATTACATCATCATTGGAAAGGCAGACCATCGATGCGTCTGTACTTCTAGTTTTCAACGATCTGCAATTGGCAGATTCGCAATTTAGCACGAATGCCCCAATTGACATTCTTTTGGGCAGCGAACACGTTTGGAGTGTTATAACTGGGAGAAAGATCTACGACGACAAAGGAAAGCTCATTGCTATATCATCAATTTTCGGATGGGTAATTACATCACTGCTTTCATCACGCGCATGCAGCGCAACGGCTCTTAAAACAACAATAGACATCGATGCTTATCTCAGAAGGTTCTGGGAACTGGAAAGCATACAACGCAAAGCAGAAGTTCAACCTGAAgacgaggaggtggagaaacaCTTTCTTGCAACACACACTCGAGACGAACAAGGCAAGTACATCGTGGAACTTCCGTTTAAAGTATCGGAAACACAATTCGCAGATACACTTCAAGCAGCGCTGCAGAGGTTCAAATCAGTTGAACGACGTTTGGcacaaaatcaacaattatGTAACGACTACGTGAAGTCCATGAGGGAATACCAGGAGCTAGGACATATGCAAGAAATCTCACCGAGCGAAATTCCCAAGGGTAGGAATTTCTACCTGCCACATCATCCCGTATTGGGTCGGAAACTTAGAGTGGTTTTCGACGGCTCATATCGAGACGCCAAAGGCATGGCATTAAACGACACGCTCTCGATCGGACCGA CAGTCAGAGTGCTAGAGCAACTCGCTGCTGACCATAAGCACGAGTTTCCGAACGCAGCAAAAATCGTGTTGGAGGACTTATATGTCGACGACGTTCTCACTGGAGCAAATAGTGAGGATGAGCTGCTACGCAACAGGGACGAACTCGTCCAACTGATGTCCTGTGCTAACCTAGAGCTCGGGAAATGGGTATCGAATACCAAATGCATCGAATCGGAGGATAACCCGAATTCCTCACAATCACCAGTCAAAGTGCTAGGGCTGCATTGGCACCCTGGAGAGGACACATTGTCGTACAATGTAAACCTATCGAAAGACCCTCGCTGCACCAAGAGGCAAGTGTTGACGGATGTCTCAC CAAACAACTGGCTCAAATGGCGAGCTGATCTGGACAACCTTCACAAGCTCCAGATACCGCGCTTAGTTAAAAGCGACAAACAGAGAATCGAATTGCACGGGTTTTCAGATGCATCCACCAAGGCGTACTCAGCGGTGGTATACAGCCGAGTGGTTAACGACGATGGAACCATTTCGGTCGCCATACTTGCTGCAAAAACAAGAGTGGCATCTTTGAAGCAGCAGTCTTTGCCGCGCCTGGAACTATGTGGCGCACTTCTATTGAGTCAACTTCTGCAATCCATAAAAGCTGGACTAATGAACAATGACGTAACGATCTACGCATGGAGTGATTCGACGATAGTCCTGTCATGGTTATCGTATTTACCAGCCCAACTCAAGACGTTTGTTGGGAACCGCACTTCAGAAATCCTCGAAACCATCTCGAAGCATGCATGGCGGCATGTAGACTCAAAATCGAACCCAGCGGATTGCGCATCCCGTGGCTTGGGAGTGTCCGAGCTCATTGACTTCCAATTATGGTGGAATGGTCCTTCATGGCTGAGGGACAAGGATCAATTCTTGGTGAAATTGAACAATACTCACAACAGTACTTCTCTTTCAGACAAACGCATACAAGAAGAAGTCAAAAGTAACTGCCTAGCTGCGCAGACGACTGTCACGACGGACAACCCATGGGATAAGCTTCTCAATCGCAACTCATCTTGGCTGAAGCTTATACACACACTTGCTTACGTTTTGCGCTTCATTCATCGCATGAAGCACCCATCTTCGAAACAAACATCGAACTCTCTAACGTTCGATGAGATCAAGGCAGCAAGGATTCGATGGCTGCATCACGCTCAAAATGGTTTTCAACAGGAGATCCAGTTACTACGCGCAAACAAGGCTCTAGGGAACCAATCTCCATTGGTCCAGCTCTCACCAATCATCGACAAAGACAACCTGCTAAAAGTGGGTGGACAAATCCAACCTTTGCAGTTGTCAGCAGAGGCGAAGTATCAGAAGCGTCCTAGGTGGACCACGACAACCCCTAACATTTCAATCGGCAGCGTTGCGCTCGTCAAGGAGTCCAACACACTACCATCATTATGGCATCTAGCGAAGGTGATCGGCACTTTCCAaggaaaggacaatatg CTTTAG